The genomic DNA GCCTGCGCGCTGCGCGGACCGCGGACGGCTGGGCCCAGCGGATGATCGAGCCCGGTCAGGCGGTGCCGCTCGAGGTTGTCGGCGTGAAGGGCCTGAGCGAGGAGCAGCGCCTGGAGGCCGTGTGGTCGGCGGCCGAGCGGGCGCACGGGTCCATCGACGTGACCGACGGTCCGGTCGTGCGCGCCGTGCTCTTTGACGCCGGCGACGATGGCGGCTCCCGGCTGCTGCTGGTGGTCCACCACCTGTGCGTGGACGCGCTGTCGTGGCCGGTCCTGCTGGAGGACCTCGACGGCGCGTACGAGTCGCTGGACGCGGGGGATCCGGTGGAGATGCCGCCCAAGACGACGTCGTTTCGGTGGTGGGCGTCGAGGCTGGACGAGTACGCGCAGTCGCCGAAGCTCGCTCAGGAACTGGACTTCTGGCTTGGGTCCATTACCCAGGATGTCCCGCCCCTCCCCGTCGACCGTTCGGACGGCGTCAACACCGTTGCATCCGCGCAGATCGCGTCGGTCGTCCTGGACGCGGAGAAAACTCGGTCGCTGCTGACGCGGGTGAAGTCCGAACTGGGGGCCCAGCCTCAGGAGGTGCTGCTCGCCGCCCTGGCTCGGGCGGTCGCGGACTGGACCGGCGCCGGAGGCGTCCTGCTGGACCTGGAGGGACACGGCCGACACGAGCTGTTCGACGCCATGGAGCTGTCCGGGACCGTGGGATGGTTTACCGCCGTCTACCCGCTGTGGGTCCCGGCCCCCGAATCGCCCGGGGACCTGGAGCCGGTGGTCCGCCGACTGCGGGAGATCCCCAACGGCGGACTCGGCTACGGCGTCCTGCGGTATCTGTCCGAGTCCGAACCCCGCCTGGCGTCTCTTCCGCAGGCGCAGATCAGCTTCAACTACTTCGGGAGCCAGACGCAGCCGGCGTCCGGACTGACCTGGTTCACGCCGTTGGACGAGCTGACGGGTCCGGCCCGCAGCCCGGACTCCGTCCGCGAGCACCTCCTGGAGTTCACGTGCGCGGTGGTCGACGACGAGCTCGCCGTGGACTGCGCCTACAGCGAGAGCCTCCACGAGCCCGGGACGGTGCAGGCGCTGTGCGAGTCGTTCGTCCAGGCCCTGCGCGCGACGGTACCTTGAGCGGCGGCCGCTGGCTGGTCGTCCCCAAGCCCAGCCCCCAGGCGCGGCTGGCGCTGTACTGCTTCCCGAACGCGGGCGCAGGCGCCGCGCCGTACCGTCCGTGGGCCGACGTCCTCGCGCCGGACATCGAGGTGCGCGCGGTGACTCTTCCCGGGCGGGAGTGGCGGTTGAAGGAGCCGCCCGTCTCTTCGCTTCCGCCGCTGATCGACTCGTTGTTCCACGAGATCTCGCCGGAGCTGACGCCGCCCTTCGTGTTCTTCGGCCACAGCCTCGGCGCCATGCTCGGATTCGAGCTGGCCCGCCGGTTGAGGTCCGAGGGACTGCCGCTGCCTGCGACGCTGATCGTGTCCGCGCACCACGCGCCGACGGTGCCGTCGGATCACCCGCGCATCCACGACGCGCCCGACGACGTGTTCATCCAGGGCCTGAGGGGGCTGAGCGGCACGTCCGACGACGTCCTGGACAACCGCGAGCTGATGGACCTGATGATGCCCGCGCTGCGCGCGGACTTCGCCGTCGCCGAGACCTACGAATACCGTCCGCAGCCGCCTCTGCCGTGCGACATCGCCGCCTACGGGGGACTGGAGGACAAGCTCATCTCGCGCGAGCGGCTGGCGCCGTGGAAGGAGCAGACCTCCGGCAAGTTCACGCTGCGGATGTTCCCCGGCTCCCACTTTTTCATCCACGAGTGCCGGGAGCTAGTCCTGCGTGCGGTGTACCAGGACACGGCGGCAAACTAGTCGCATGGAACGCCGGGGCGGCGCGCCGCCGCAC from Actinomycetota bacterium includes the following:
- a CDS encoding alpha/beta fold hydrolase, with the protein product MSGGRWLVVPKPSPQARLALYCFPNAGAGAAPYRPWADVLAPDIEVRAVTLPGREWRLKEPPVSSLPPLIDSLFHEISPELTPPFVFFGHSLGAMLGFELARRLRSEGLPLPATLIVSAHHAPTVPSDHPRIHDAPDDVFIQGLRGLSGTSDDVLDNRELMDLMMPALRADFAVAETYEYRPQPPLPCDIAAYGGLEDKLISRERLAPWKEQTSGKFTLRMFPGSHFFIHECRELVLRAVYQDTAAN